The genomic window GCAGTTCTACGCGTCCCTCGCGGGCGATCTGCTCGAGCAGAACGAGCTGCCCCGGGCCAAGGCGGCCCTGTCGGCCCTGCGCGAGATGATCAGCCAGGCGTACGTGGGCGTGCGGGAGGCGATTTTTGACCTGCGGTCCATGGCCTCGCTGCAAGTGTGCGGGCTGACCGCCTTGCAGTCCTACCTGGCGCACTATGAGCAGCGCTATGGTCTGGACGTGTGCCTGGAGGCCGACGGGGAAGCCGCCGGCGTGCTGGCCGGAGCCCCCGGCGTTCAGGTCTTTCGCATCCTTCAGGAAGCGCTGGGCAACGTGCGCAAGCACGGACAGACGGCGCAGGCCCGGGTGGACCTCCAGCGGGAGGGGCCGTGGGTACGCATCAGCGTCCAAGACGACGGGCAGGGCTTTGACCCGGCCTTGGTCGCCGACCAAGAGACGCCGCACTTTGGGCTGCAGATCATGCGCGAGCGGGCGGAGAAGGTCGGCGGTACGCTCTGCGTCGAGTCACAACCGGGCCGGGGCACCCTCGTCGTGCTGCGCGTCCCGTTCCCCCAGCGCGGAGAAGCGGCGTGAGCGCACCGCTGCGGATCCTGCTGGTGGACGACCACGTCCTGTTTCGGCAGGGGATCCGGTTCGGGATAGCGTCCCGCACGGACATGGAGGTCGTGGGCCAGGCTGGCGATGGGCTGGAAGCCATCACCTTGGCGCGCGAGACCATGCCCGACGTGATTCTGATGGACATCTCCATGCCCCGGCTCGGCGGGCTCGAAGCCACGCGGCAGATCAAGCGGGAGATGCCCCACGCCCGGATCCTCATCCTGACAGCCTCCGAGGAAGATCAGGACCTGTTGGAGGCGGTCAAGGCCGGCGCCTCGGGCTACTTGCTCAAAGACTTGACCGCAGCCGAGCTGTTCGAGCGGATCCAAATCGTGGCCCGAGGAGAGGTCATCCTGTCCGGCCTTGTCGCCAACCGGATCTTGCAGGAGCTGGGAGGCCGCGCGCGGCCGGATAGCGAGCGGGAGCTCGCCGAACCCCTCAGCTCCCGCGAGCTGGAGGTGCTCCAGCGGCTGGCCAAAGGGTTGACCAACCGCGAAATCGCCGACGAGCTCTTTATCTCCGAGGGCACGGTCAAGAACCACCTGAAGAACATCCTCGAAAAGCTGCACTTGAGCAATCGCATTCAGGCGGCGGTGTACGCGGTCCGGCAAGGATTGGTTGACTGCGTCTAGATTTCGCCCGCTGCAGCTCTGCACAGCCCCCTGCCGGCACTGCGGCCCCCTCTTGCCGCCCGGCGCCCAGCTCGCTAGCCAAAAGAGATAGAGAAAGATAGCCCTTTTGG from Chloroflexi bacterium ADurb.Bin180 includes these protein-coding regions:
- the liaR_3 gene encoding Transcriptional regulatory protein LiaR; this encodes MSAPLRILLVDDHVLFRQGIRFGIASRTDMEVVGQAGDGLEAITLARETMPDVILMDISMPRLGGLEATRQIKREMPHARILILTASEEDQDLLEAVKAGASGYLLKDLTAAELFERIQIVARGEVILSGLVANRILQELGGRARPDSERELAEPLSSRELEVLQRLAKGLTNREIADELFISEGTVKNHLKNILEKLHLSNRIQAAVYAVRQGLVDCV